The segment TAAAATGTTTTCAAATCAAATATAGTATACTTATGTTAAAACTTCTTCTTATAAATTGTATCATAACTGCAAAGGTCAAAGTTTTAGCACCTTTAATAATTCCAAAGATAATATAAAAATAACCTAGTAAGACAAGAATATGCTCTACTAGGTTATTTTTATATTTAACTAAACACTGTAAGCAGGTATTTTACCTAACTATATCTTTCTTCTTAAAAATCAACATACTAAGTATAATACTTACAAATATATATATACCAGCAGTTATTGAAAATGAAATAACCGCATTAACATCTATTTTGCCTAAAATCCTTACAGCATACATTCCTCCAGCTATGCCCCCAGAAAATGTATAGTACATTGCATTCTTTATTTGTGAATCCACAAATAGCATAATAACATGAATTCCAATTCCTAATCCCATGATAGTTGCACTATTATTCACAATAAGTGCAATAAAACTAATAACAAAACTAAAAGATAATAAAGGCAGAACTATGCTTACATAAACTTCTAAATTGTAAATAAAATTGCTTAAAATTTCTCCTTTATCTCCTAATCCAAAGAAAATTACACCTATTATATAACTTCCAAAAAAGAAACAAACAATAATATTAAAGCATATACAGTTATAAACAAAAATTTCCCTATTATAAAATCACTCTTTTTTATAGGGGCCATTAGTGAAAATTTCATAGTCCCTTCTGCATAATCTTGAGTCAGTGTTTCTGCTATAATTACAACCATAAGCATTGGTATCATAGGTCTCATTAACATTCCAAAAAGTGTTTCAGTTAAAAAATTCTCTGCATTTATTACGGATTTAGCATCGTTCTTCCCTGTAAAGGCTATAATAAGTATACTCAAAATTATGACAAAACATAATATATAAAATTTCTTACTGCTGAACATTTTTATAATCTCATTTTTTAAAACTTTAAGCATTTTTATTATCTCCTTTCATCACATCAAAGAAATAATCTTCTAGTGAGGTCTCCTTACGATACAAGTTTTCTACATTAACATCATTAGAAATTAAAAGCTTGTTAATTCTCTGAAAATTACCCTTTGCTAATTTAACTTTTATGCCATGTTCAAAACATTCTATTGTGCATGGGATATTCATTTCTTTTAGAATACGCGAAGTCTTTTCTTTTTCTCTTGTATAGATTTCTATTATCTCTTCATTTGTATCTAAAAGTTCACAAACATTTCCTTCAACTTTAAGTCTGCCCTTTTGTATAATGCCAATTCTATTGCATACTGCCTGAATTTCGCTTAATATATGTGATGAAATAATAAAAGTTACATTATACTTTTTTGATAATTCTTGTATAAGCTCCCTTATCTCTTTTATTCCCTGGGGATCGAGCCCATTAGTAGGCTCATCTAATATAACTATGTTAGGATTATTTAAAAATGCTCTTGCAATTCCAAGTCTTTGTTTCATTCCCAAAGAATAATGAGCCACTTTTTTGTAAGCTTCATCCTTTAACCTTACCATCTCAAGAACTTCATCTACTCTTTTTTTAGAAGTGCCATACAAATTAGCCATTAAACATAGATTTTTATATCCTGATAACCCCTTATAAAAACTTGGTGCCTCAACCATAGCCCCTATTTTTGAAATAGCCTTTTGATTATTCTTTTGAACATCATAACCATTTATAATTACATTACCCCAATCAGGCTTTATAAGTCCCATAATGCTTTTTATGGTTGTACTCTTTCCTGCTCCATTAGGTCCTAAAAATCCATAAACATCTCCTTCATATACATTTATATTAAGGTTGTCTACTGCTTTTTTACTACTGTATTTTTTAGTAAGATTATGTGTACTTAATATACATTTCTTTGACATATATAATCACTCCCTGAATGAATTTCAATTTATGATTATATGCTATCAAAGTTTTATGGTTTATTTTTGCTCTTTATCATAAGTCAATTGTTTGTATTCATAAAAAATACTAAATTTACGCTTATGAAATTATAAATTACGCTTATGAAAAAAGTAACTGCTGGACTAATTTTTTAATCCAGTAGTTACTTATTGATGTGTTTTATCCACAGTTCTTGAACAAACACATTGTCTTCAATAGATGTATCCAAAAACACATTGTTATAATT is part of the Haloimpatiens sp. FM7315 genome and harbors:
- a CDS encoding ABC transporter permease, which encodes MLKVLKNEIIKMFSSKKFYILCFVIILSILIIAFTGKNDAKSVINAENFLTETLFGMLMRPMIPMLMVVIIAETLTQDYAEGTMKFSLMAPIKKSDFIIGKFLFITVYALILLFVSFLEVI
- a CDS encoding ABC transporter ATP-binding protein, with protein sequence MSKKCILSTHNLTKKYSSKKAVDNLNINVYEGDVYGFLGPNGAGKSTTIKSIMGLIKPDWGNVIINGYDVQKNNQKAISKIGAMVEAPSFYKGLSGYKNLCLMANLYGTSKKRVDEVLEMVRLKDEAYKKVAHYSLGMKQRLGIARAFLNNPNIVILDEPTNGLDPQGIKEIRELIQELSKKYNVTFIISSHILSEIQAVCNRIGIIQKGRLKVEGNVCELLDTNEEIIEIYTREKEKTSRILKEMNIPCTIECFEHGIKVKLAKGNFQRINKLLISNDVNVENLYRKETSLEDYFFDVMKGDNKNA